A single Chloroflexota bacterium DNA region contains:
- the lepB gene encoding signal peptidase I: MRAAIREIIETIILSLLLFIGIQFAVQTYQVEGASMYPTLAQGQYLLVNKVIYRHLSVGETVNISAQRDDVARGTHIFPFHPPQHGEVVVFNAPNDPTRDFVKRVMGVPGDTVEIRDGRTYINGTRVQEDYAELDDFDEMEELIVPANSYFVMGDNRRHSNDSRDWGTVPLEHIVGRAWVRYWPPHEIRVFPTEQVFSASASALNISSRGE, encoded by the coding sequence ATGCGCGCCGCAATTCGAGAGATAATCGAGACGATAATCCTGTCGCTGCTGCTGTTCATCGGCATACAATTCGCCGTACAGACTTATCAGGTCGAAGGCGCGAGCATGTACCCGACGCTGGCGCAGGGGCAGTATCTGCTGGTCAACAAGGTCATATACCGCCATCTGAGCGTGGGCGAGACCGTTAACATCTCTGCGCAGAGGGACGATGTAGCGCGGGGCACCCACATTTTCCCATTCCATCCTCCACAGCACGGAGAAGTGGTCGTATTCAACGCTCCGAACGACCCGACTCGAGACTTCGTGAAGCGCGTGATGGGCGTGCCGGGCGACACGGTCGAGATTCGCGACGGGCGCACCTATATCAACGGCACACGGGTACAGGAAGACTACGCAGAGTTGGACGACTTCGACGAGATGGAAGAGCTCATCGTGCCAGCGAACTCCTACTTCGTGATGGGCGACAACCGCCGGCACAGCAACGACTCGCGCGATTGGGGCACCGTACCACTGGAGCACATCGTCGGCAGGGCTTGGGTGCGCTACTGGCCGCCCCACGAAATCCGCGTCTTCCCGACAGAGCAGGTGTTTAGCGCTTCGGCATCAGCGTTAAACATTTCTTCTCGCGGGGAATAA
- a CDS encoding RNA polymerase sigma factor, which translates to MNIGDLELIRRSKEGDLKAFNEIVERYQRQVFNTAARILGSTAHADDATQETFISAYRAIGKFRGVNLAPWLLRITKNQCYDMLRAMRRRPADSLEENLTNPSFQPVERGGGPEEATLQTELAAEIQRAILALPESQRLIITLVDVQGFSYDEAAQVAGISKGTVKSRLSRARARVRDHLRGVGELLPPEFRQTL; encoded by the coding sequence ATGAACATCGGTGACTTGGAGCTTATCAGACGCAGCAAAGAAGGCGACCTCAAGGCGTTCAACGAGATTGTCGAGCGCTATCAGAGGCAGGTTTTCAATACCGCCGCGCGCATTCTCGGCAGCACCGCGCACGCCGATGACGCCACGCAGGAGACTTTCATTTCCGCCTACCGCGCGATAGGCAAGTTTCGCGGCGTCAACCTCGCGCCGTGGCTGCTGCGAATCACTAAGAATCAGTGCTACGACATGCTCCGGGCGATGCGCCGCCGTCCTGCCGATTCTCTGGAAGAAAACCTGACGAATCCGTCGTTCCAGCCGGTAGAGCGCGGCGGCGGTCCGGAAGAAGCCACGCTGCAAACCGAACTCGCGGCGGAAATCCAGCGCGCCATACTCGCATTGCCCGAAAGCCAGCGTCTGATTATAACGCTGGTCGATGTGCAAGGCTTCAGCTACGACGAGGCGGCGCAGGTGGCGGGCATATCCAAAGGCACGGTCAAGTCGCGGCTGAGCCGTGCCAGAGCGCGCGTCCGCGACCATCTGCGCGGCGTAGGGGAACTTTTGCCGCCCGAATTTCGTCAGACATTATAA
- a CDS encoding dCTP deaminase, with protein MTVLSDNTIKTLMAEGEIVVDPLGEGCIQPASVDVHLDGQILVFRNSRRPYIDVREDMSDLTEMEEIREQPFMLHPGEFVLGSTLEMIELPDDLVARLEGKSSLGRIGLLIHSTAGYVDPGWKGHLTLELSNVANLPITLYYGMKIGQLSFLRLSTPADSPYGSPGLGSKYQGQSIPTASRAYKDFKNGNG; from the coding sequence ATGACCGTTCTTAGCGATAACACGATAAAGACGCTTATGGCAGAGGGCGAGATTGTGGTGGACCCGCTGGGCGAAGGCTGCATTCAGCCCGCCAGCGTGGATGTGCATCTTGACGGGCAGATTCTCGTATTTCGCAATTCGCGCCGCCCGTACATCGATGTGCGCGAAGATATGAGCGACTTGACCGAGATGGAGGAGATTCGCGAGCAGCCGTTTATGCTGCATCCGGGCGAGTTCGTGCTGGGCAGCACGCTAGAAATGATCGAGCTGCCCGATGACCTTGTGGCGCGGCTCGAAGGCAAAAGCTCGCTCGGGCGCATCGGCTTGCTCATTCACTCCACCGCCGGGTATGTCGATCCCGGCTGGAAGGGACACCTGACACTCGAACTGAGCAATGTGGCGAACCTGCCCATCACGTTGTACTACGGAATGAAGATTGGCCAGCTCTCGTTCCTGCGATTGTCCACGCCGGCGGACAGCCCATACGGGTCGCCCGGGCTGGGCAGCAAGTATCAAGGACAGAGCATCCCGACTGCCAGCCGCGCGTACAAGGACTTCAAGAACGGCAATGGATAG
- a CDS encoding DUF541 domain-containing protein has protein sequence MNRTRKTAAILTAVAAVVAIFAVVAMDRSQVAAAVAGLPDSGLNPVLPDTPAAYGSDGAGIWVSGSGTISVEPDLALLDVGVETRAANVSDANSQASMAMDAVITALKARGVQDKDIQTGRFSIYPRYEYVEEEVEGVRSSREVLVGYRVRNNATVKLRDLDAVGEVIDDVVTAGGDNVRISNISFTLEDPKPKMSELREMAVADAQAKAEHLAELSDVSVGRLIYISEGAASPSIRDFARESLGAGYAFPASAALLAAPVRGGEVTLSLSVQAGFAIY, from the coding sequence ATGAACCGGACAAGAAAGACGGCGGCAATTCTGACAGCGGTAGCGGCTGTAGTCGCCATATTCGCGGTAGTGGCAATGGACAGGAGTCAGGTGGCGGCGGCGGTGGCGGGATTGCCCGACTCGGGGCTTAATCCAGTTTTGCCGGATACGCCCGCGGCTTACGGCAGCGACGGCGCAGGCATCTGGGTATCCGGGTCAGGCACTATCTCGGTCGAGCCGGACCTCGCTTTGCTGGATGTCGGAGTGGAGACCAGAGCGGCTAATGTATCGGACGCCAACAGTCAGGCGTCAATGGCGATGGATGCCGTAATCACGGCGCTGAAGGCGCGGGGCGTGCAGGACAAGGACATACAGACGGGGCGCTTCAGCATATATCCGCGCTACGAATATGTAGAAGAGGAAGTGGAAGGTGTCCGCAGCAGCAGGGAGGTTCTGGTCGGCTACCGCGTCAGAAATAACGCTACGGTGAAACTGCGTGACTTGGATGCGGTTGGCGAGGTCATAGACGATGTGGTAACGGCGGGCGGCGATAATGTTCGCATAAGCAACATCAGCTTCACGCTGGAAGACCCGAAGCCCAAGATGTCGGAACTACGTGAGATGGCGGTTGCCGACGCTCAGGCTAAAGCTGAACACCTCGCCGAGCTGTCGGATGTTTCGGTCGGACGGCTGATTTACATCAGCGAAGGCGCGGCATCGCCATCCATCAGGGACTTCGCCAGGGAGAGTCTTGGCGCTGGATACGCATTCCCGGCATCTGCCGCCCTTCTCGCGGCGCCTGTCAGAGGAGGCGAGGTTACGCTCTCGCTCAGTGTGCAGGCGGGGTTCGCGATTTATTAG
- a CDS encoding DUF1801 domain-containing protein → MPAKTAKRTKKWSNKDLPLAADGKTRLLSGGNPQIPKGDGDAPVQRYIGAMPEWKSDVGRRIDELIVSNVPGVRKAVRWNSPWYGVDGMGWFVSFHVFARYIKVTFLQGASLDPVPPGSGKDPDACWYDIYEGKFDEELFVDWVKQAAAIPGWDGF, encoded by the coding sequence ATGCCAGCCAAGACCGCCAAGCGAACGAAAAAATGGTCGAATAAAGATTTGCCCCTTGCTGCTGACGGAAAGACTCGCCTTCTTTCCGGCGGCAATCCGCAGATTCCGAAGGGCGACGGGGATGCGCCTGTGCAGCGGTACATCGGCGCGATGCCAGAGTGGAAGTCCGATGTCGGCCGGCGCATAGACGAGCTTATCGTGAGCAATGTGCCCGGCGTGCGTAAAGCAGTGCGCTGGAACTCGCCCTGGTACGGCGTGGATGGCATGGGTTGGTTCGTCAGCTTCCATGTGTTCGCGCGCTACATCAAGGTAACCTTCTTGCAGGGCGCGTCGCTTGACCCCGTGCCGCCCGGCTCCGGCAAAGACCCGGATGCGTGCTGGTACGACATCTACGAAGGCAAGTTCGACGAAGAGTTGTTCGTGGATTGGGTCAAGCAGGCTGCCGCCATTCCCGGCTGGGACGGGTTCTAG
- the ribD gene encoding bifunctional diaminohydroxyphosphoribosylaminopyrimidine deaminase/5-amino-6-(5-phosphoribosylamino)uracil reductase RibD — protein sequence MDSVHTRHIERALDLAWAALGTTSPNPTVGCIIARGDAVISEGWTQPPGQDHAEAMALRLAGGKARGATLYVTLEPCNHYGRTPPCADSIIAAGIREVHIAVDDPNPNVAGGGAARLREAGITVHTGEYPAHITSDAHRLIEAFVKHSKTRMPFVTAKYAMSLDGKIAARTGDSKWISGEQSRGYAHLLRKRSDAIMVGINTVLADNPQLTARDSDGNALEHQPLRVILDSHARMPRNAAMLRAPGDTLVAVADADDDNLPAWDGAETINVPRGADGGVELRALLATLGERDITGVLVEGGGAVIGSLFDLRLVDKVVAFVVPVIIGGRGAISPVAGAGIDDMADAMRLGDVQMLRFGEDIAIIGYTGAYESG from the coding sequence ATGGATAGCGTGCATACGCGGCACATTGAGCGCGCCTTGGATCTCGCTTGGGCGGCGCTCGGCACCACCAGCCCAAATCCTACCGTGGGCTGCATTATCGCGCGCGGCGATGCTGTCATCAGCGAGGGTTGGACGCAGCCGCCCGGACAAGACCACGCGGAGGCGATGGCGCTGCGACTCGCGGGCGGTAAGGCACGCGGCGCTACTTTGTATGTAACGTTAGAGCCCTGCAACCACTACGGTCGAACGCCACCGTGCGCCGATTCCATAATCGCGGCGGGCATTCGCGAGGTGCATATCGCGGTGGACGACCCGAACCCGAATGTCGCGGGCGGCGGCGCAGCGCGTCTGCGCGAAGCCGGTATCACCGTGCATACCGGCGAATATCCGGCGCATATCACTTCGGACGCGCACCGGCTCATCGAAGCGTTCGTCAAGCACAGCAAGACGCGCATGCCGTTCGTTACCGCCAAGTATGCTATGAGTCTAGACGGTAAGATTGCGGCGCGTACCGGAGATTCCAAATGGATTAGCGGCGAGCAATCGCGCGGCTACGCGCATCTGTTGCGCAAGCGCTCAGACGCCATCATGGTCGGCATCAACACCGTTCTCGCGGACAACCCGCAGCTCACCGCGCGCGATTCAGACGGCAACGCGCTCGAACATCAGCCGCTGCGAGTAATTCTGGACAGCCATGCCCGAATGCCCCGGAATGCCGCGATGCTGCGCGCACCCGGCGATACTCTCGTCGCAGTCGCGGATGCCGACGATGACAACCTGCCTGCTTGGGACGGCGCGGAAACCATCAACGTGCCGCGCGGCGCGGACGGCGGCGTGGAATTGCGCGCGCTGCTTGCCACGCTGGGCGAGCGCGACATCACCGGCGTTCTGGTCGAAGGCGGCGGCGCGGTGATAGGCTCGCTTTTTGACCTGCGCCTTGTGGACAAGGTTGTCGCATTTGTCGTGCCCGTTATAATAGGTGGACGCGGTGCGATTTCGCCGGTCGCCGGCGCGGGAATCGACGATATGGCGGACGCGATGCGCCTGGGCGATGTGCAAATGCTGCGATTTGGCGAGGATATTGCGATTATAGGTTATACTGGCGCATACGAAAGTGGATGA
- a CDS encoding SidA/IucD/PvdA family monooxygenase, with product MNEEDTLQQRDQAPERSSLYQVAIVGAGAAGLGCAAALREFGVDDIVVLDRHEVGASFLRWPEEMRFITPSFTSNAFGLLDLNAIVPGTSPAYTLDREHPSGSDYAQYLDALAQHYQLPVEPSIDVCSLTTEDNGTFTLTTTDRPVRARHVIWAAGEFQYPERHSFAGAEYCCLSAEVGTWQELEGDRFTVIGGHESAADAAVSLVQLQKSVTVLARTASWKSDAPDPSIALSPYTRERLEKAHNTGFVDFVEDANITSVRKDGDTWVVKDSDGREWASETRPILATGFAGSLGHLDGMIEYDESGLPVVTEEADESTLVPGLFISGPMLQHRGVSFCFIYKFRQRFAVVANAIAQRLGMDTTDAVAFRRATGMYLDNLTGCHESCEC from the coding sequence ATGAACGAAGAGGACACACTACAGCAGCGGGATCAAGCCCCGGAACGGTCGAGCCTATACCAGGTCGCGATTGTGGGTGCCGGGGCGGCTGGGCTCGGATGCGCGGCCGCCCTCAGGGAGTTCGGCGTTGACGACATCGTCGTCCTCGATCGCCACGAGGTCGGTGCCTCGTTCCTGCGATGGCCGGAAGAGATGCGATTCATCACACCGTCGTTCACTTCGAACGCGTTTGGGTTGCTCGACCTCAACGCGATCGTCCCCGGCACTTCGCCCGCCTACACTCTCGACCGCGAACACCCCAGCGGAAGCGACTACGCGCAGTACCTCGACGCCCTCGCTCAGCACTATCAGCTCCCCGTGGAACCTAGCATCGATGTCTGCTCTCTCACGACCGAAGACAACGGAACGTTCACCCTCACGACGACCGACCGACCGGTGCGGGCGCGACATGTCATCTGGGCGGCCGGAGAGTTCCAGTACCCGGAGCGCCATTCATTCGCCGGTGCCGAATACTGCTGCCTTTCCGCCGAGGTTGGCACATGGCAGGAACTTGAGGGCGACCGCTTTACGGTGATCGGCGGCCACGAGAGCGCCGCCGATGCAGCCGTCTCGCTCGTGCAGCTGCAAAAGAGCGTGACCGTGCTGGCGCGGACAGCGTCCTGGAAGAGCGATGCACCGGACCCGAGCATCGCCCTCTCCCCATATACCCGCGAACGTCTCGAAAAGGCACACAACACTGGCTTCGTGGACTTCGTCGAGGATGCCAACATCACGTCGGTGCGCAAGGACGGAGACACCTGGGTCGTCAAAGACTCGGATGGCCGCGAGTGGGCGAGCGAGACGCGCCCGATCCTAGCTACGGGCTTCGCGGGATCGCTCGGCCACCTCGACGGCATGATCGAATACGACGAGTCCGGCCTCCCCGTCGTCACGGAAGAGGCAGACGAATCCACGCTCGTGCCCGGCCTGTTCATATCCGGCCCGATGCTCCAGCACCGGGGCGTGAGCTTCTGCTTCATCTACAAGTTCCGCCAGCGCTTCGCGGTCGTCGCGAATGCGATCGCACAGCGCCTCGGAATGGACACGACGGATGCCGTTGCATTCCGCCGAGCGACGGGGATGTACCTCGACAACCTCACTGGCTGCCATGAATCCTGCGAGTGCTGA
- a CDS encoding ferrous iron transporter B produces the protein MNPASAEHRDFDVAAPCTTLLLGRESVGKSALVRALTGQPARSVNFRGTTVSCGEYTTSSRVFVDTPGLHRASDADTVQLTLEALSDADEVLLVASATQLDEDLDLLLPLVLGRRASIAVTRWDLVADHAAARETIGRMALETGLPFVVLDARRPDAAALEELQAAITAPGTVRHRRTPVRAGWRIEPRRGVLDHKGAGPATAVVLLIVPALLAVLGANQIAAWLEPLAEAGTTPLAERIVHWPGPVGTVLAGDYGLLTMGPLLFAWAVPTVLIYAVVIGIYKTSGLNDRIGTTLHPLLRPVGLHGRDVTRTLMGFGCNVPAIISTSACSACTRPTTVGAIAFGAACSYQLGATLAVFAAAGRSSLVVPYLALLVAATLVYARLTSDPAARSPLNTLLIEQRTFLTLPSFAAVGAEARGIVWAFFGTALPTFFAIAMVASLLDWSGVLDAAGHLLAPAMAVFALPVDAALPTVLAAVRKDGILLLAEEGTVASLSATQLLVATFLAGTVLPCLVTAITIGRELGLRFTGRLLVQQAAFAVAISAAVGWGSAAFGG, from the coding sequence ATGAATCCTGCGAGTGCTGAACACCGTGACTTCGATGTCGCGGCGCCTTGCACCACGCTCCTCCTGGGACGCGAAAGCGTCGGCAAGTCCGCACTGGTCCGTGCCCTGACGGGCCAGCCTGCGCGGAGCGTGAACTTCCGCGGCACCACCGTGTCCTGCGGCGAGTACACTACCTCCAGCCGCGTCTTCGTGGACACGCCGGGGCTGCACCGCGCCTCAGATGCCGACACCGTGCAGCTCACGTTGGAGGCGCTCTCGGACGCGGACGAAGTGTTGCTCGTCGCCTCTGCGACGCAGCTCGACGAGGACCTTGACCTCTTGCTGCCGCTCGTCCTGGGGAGGCGAGCAAGTATCGCCGTTACGCGCTGGGACCTCGTCGCCGACCATGCCGCGGCTCGCGAAACGATCGGGCGCATGGCACTGGAGACCGGGCTGCCATTCGTGGTGCTCGACGCGCGCCGTCCCGATGCCGCGGCGCTCGAGGAATTGCAGGCAGCCATCACGGCACCCGGCACAGTCCGCCATAGGCGAACGCCTGTGAGGGCGGGGTGGCGGATCGAGCCGCGGCGCGGCGTCCTTGACCACAAGGGCGCAGGTCCAGCAACCGCAGTCGTCCTCCTCATCGTGCCGGCGCTGCTCGCCGTGCTCGGTGCGAACCAGATCGCCGCCTGGCTAGAGCCGCTGGCCGAGGCGGGCACGACACCCCTGGCCGAGCGGATAGTGCACTGGCCGGGACCGGTCGGAACTGTGCTCGCGGGCGACTACGGCTTGCTCACGATGGGGCCGCTGTTGTTCGCGTGGGCGGTCCCCACCGTGCTGATCTATGCGGTGGTGATCGGCATCTACAAGACGAGTGGTCTCAACGACCGCATCGGGACGACGCTCCACCCCCTATTGCGGCCGGTTGGCTTGCACGGGCGCGACGTGACGCGGACGCTGATGGGCTTCGGCTGCAACGTCCCGGCGATCATCTCGACATCCGCCTGCTCTGCCTGCACCCGGCCGACAACCGTCGGCGCGATCGCCTTCGGTGCCGCCTGTTCGTACCAGCTCGGCGCGACCCTCGCGGTCTTCGCCGCCGCGGGCAGAAGCAGTCTCGTCGTCCCGTACCTCGCGCTGCTTGTCGCGGCAACGCTCGTGTACGCGCGCCTCACCAGCGACCCAGCCGCGCGGTCGCCGCTCAACACACTCCTCATCGAGCAGCGCACCTTCCTCACCCTGCCCTCGTTCGCGGCAGTCGGCGCGGAGGCACGAGGGATAGTTTGGGCGTTCTTCGGCACGGCGCTTCCAACCTTCTTCGCAATCGCGATGGTCGCGTCGCTCCTAGACTGGTCGGGTGTGCTCGATGCAGCGGGGCATCTGCTGGCACCGGCGATGGCAGTGTTCGCACTGCCGGTGGACGCGGCATTGCCGACCGTGCTCGCCGCCGTACGCAAGGACGGAATCCTGCTCCTGGCAGAGGAAGGCACCGTGGCATCGTTGAGCGCGACACAATTGCTGGTGGCAACTTTTCTCGCCGGAACGGTGCTGCCATGCCTGGTCACCGCGATCACCATTGGGCGCGAACTCGGGCTACGGTTCACGGGCAGGCTTCTCGTGCAACAGGCCGCCTTTGCCGTCGCGATCTCCGCCGCAGTCGGCTGGGGCTCGGCCGCGTTCGGTGGGTGA
- a CDS encoding gamma-glutamyltransferase family protein produces the protein MASFTTRPVVMSARGVVTSGHYLVSSVGLQMLARGGNAIDAAAAMGICETLLEPQSCGIGGEVPTLVYSAKEGRTYAISGMGWSPQAFTIEWCRQNGIDLIPGDGYLPACVPAVVGTWTTALARWGTMSFAEIAQPTIDLAENGFPVYPSLNQRLAADVVKYTELYPTTGEIYFRDGSAPEVGSLVRNPDFGAMLRSLCNAEKQANGKGRIAGIEAACDEYYKGNVAETILRFIQDNPVEDASGMAHKGLLSYEDMAEWHAAVEQPVSLEYGDLDVHKCSSWTQGPLFLQQLAILKTMDFAASGHNSADYLHTWIESAKLAFADREAYYGDPEFDETPIDMLLSEDYAKARAAQIGAVASRELRPGDLGGGVPTYATIGVADDNRAALGVAAREVRDLGLGHAHIGDTTHLDAMDAEGNMVAATPSGGWLGTSPVIKGLGFPLGTRGQMFYLNSDRPNALQPRKRPRATLTPTLVTRDGQPFMAFGTPGGDSQEQWTLQFFLNHINFGMDLQEALDAPTVHSVHFPSSFYPRAAFPARVVAESRISADTLEELRRRGHEIELTGDWANGKVMGIRWHADKGVIAGAASAKNSIGYAMAL, from the coding sequence ATGGCATCGTTCACCACTCGTCCCGTCGTTATGAGCGCCAGAGGCGTCGTAACTTCCGGCCACTATCTCGTATCATCGGTCGGCTTGCAGATGCTGGCGCGCGGCGGCAACGCCATCGACGCGGCGGCGGCAATGGGAATCTGCGAGACGCTGCTCGAGCCGCAGTCGTGCGGCATCGGCGGCGAAGTGCCGACGCTCGTTTACTCCGCCAAGGAAGGCAGAACATACGCCATCTCCGGCATGGGCTGGTCTCCGCAGGCGTTCACTATCGAATGGTGCCGGCAGAACGGCATCGACCTCATTCCCGGCGACGGCTATCTGCCCGCCTGCGTGCCGGCGGTAGTTGGCACATGGACGACCGCCCTAGCGCGCTGGGGAACGATGAGCTTCGCCGAGATAGCGCAGCCCACGATAGACCTCGCCGAGAACGGATTCCCAGTCTATCCAAGCTTGAATCAGCGCCTTGCCGCCGATGTGGTCAAGTACACCGAGCTTTACCCGACGACCGGCGAGATTTACTTCCGCGACGGCAGCGCGCCCGAAGTGGGTAGTCTGGTGCGCAACCCCGATTTTGGCGCGATGCTGCGCTCGCTGTGCAACGCAGAGAAGCAAGCGAACGGCAAAGGGCGCATCGCGGGCATTGAAGCCGCGTGCGACGAATACTACAAGGGCAATGTCGCGGAGACCATCCTGCGCTTCATTCAGGACAACCCGGTCGAGGACGCGAGCGGCATGGCGCACAAGGGCTTGCTTTCTTACGAAGACATGGCGGAGTGGCATGCCGCCGTCGAGCAGCCCGTGTCGCTGGAATACGGCGATCTTGATGTGCACAAGTGCTCGTCTTGGACGCAGGGTCCGCTGTTCTTGCAGCAGTTGGCGATACTGAAGACGATGGACTTCGCCGCGTCGGGGCACAACAGCGCCGATTATCTGCACACTTGGATAGAGTCTGCCAAGCTCGCGTTCGCAGACCGCGAGGCGTACTACGGCGACCCGGAATTCGACGAGACGCCGATAGATATGCTGCTGTCCGAGGATTACGCGAAGGCGCGCGCGGCGCAGATTGGCGCAGTGGCGTCTCGCGAGCTGCGCCCGGGCGATCTCGGTGGCGGCGTGCCCACATACGCGACCATCGGCGTTGCTGACGACAACCGCGCGGCGCTTGGCGTTGCGGCGCGCGAAGTCCGCGATCTCGGTCTGGGACACGCGCACATCGGCGACACGACGCACTTGGACGCGATGGACGCCGAGGGCAACATGGTCGCGGCAACACCGAGCGGCGGCTGGCTCGGTACATCGCCCGTCATCAAGGGGCTGGGCTTCCCGCTCGGCACGCGCGGGCAGATGTTTTACCTGAACTCCGACCGCCCGAACGCGCTGCAGCCGCGCAAGCGACCGCGCGCCACGCTGACGCCCACACTGGTAACGCGCGACGGGCAGCCGTTCATGGCGTTCGGCACGCCCGGCGGCGACTCGCAAGAGCAGTGGACGCTGCAATTCTTCCTGAACCACATCAACTTTGGCATGGACTTGCAAGAGGCTTTGGACGCGCCCACGGTGCACTCAGTGCACTTCCCGTCGTCGTTCTACCCGCGCGCCGCATTCCCCGCTCGCGTGGTCGCAGAGTCGCGCATATCCGCCGACACGCTCGAAGAACTACGCCGTCGCGGCCACGAAATCGAACTCACCGGAGACTGGGCAAACGGCAAAGTAATGGGCATCCGCTGGCACGCCGACAAGGGCGTGATAGCCGGCGCCGCGTCTGCGAAGAACTCAATCGGCTACGCAATGGCGCTGTAG